A stretch of the Blastocatellia bacterium genome encodes the following:
- a CDS encoding response regulator, producing MENNFSNETVEILVVEDSRTQAEQLRYILESYNYRVRVAYNGQLAIDEMMKHCPTLVISDIVMPVMDGYKMCRYIKSNESLKHVPIILVTSLSSIEDVIKSLESEANHFIRKPYEESYLLARIRDILTTQKLRRDDVVNEGIKLHFSGQTYMFKSDQQQMLDLLISAFENAVYQTQQLTEKQIELTELNQQLEEKTKELEKAKQLAESATQAKSEFLANMSHEIRTPMNAIIGFTGLLLDTSLDSEQLDYVKTLRTSGDSLLSIINDILDFSKIESGKLELEHATFDLRGCVESALELLASKANEKALELVYFIDPFVPNNLIGDVTRLRQILVNLLSNAIKFTSQGEVALFVKVLEQRKIGEKLSYKLEFSVKDKGIGIPKDRINQLFKSFTQVDSSIARHYGGSGLGLAISKQLCEMMGGAIGVESEMGKGSTFRFTISAFSSESPTPEYLQPNLTKFLGKNLLLATSNATRQEMIEKQLKFWAITTKTTNNLAQALDFIKGSELLDLFILDTNLVDIDNKELIESIQKVALRLPIILLIPVGESKKVALFDKAKAKTALHKPIKVDQLFEALNDMLLNKTTTTPIISSTFDKALGQKTPLKILLAEDNLINQKMALLILSKMGYRADLAANGLEVIDALMRQKYDVVLMDVQMPEMDGLAATKFILKQWPQRIDRPRIIAMTASARQEDKDLCLAAGMDEYVSKPIDINELQQVLEKCHNSKPEIKILDENLPVLDLNILESLQMLADEDDTILVIEVIDSFLNQSSQQLIMLKKAILTAELKTVERIAHSLKGSCGYMGASRLLKAFSNLEKQISSSELTNSSQLCELLTKEFELVKEQLIIYKSKFL from the coding sequence ATGGAAAATAATTTCTCTAATGAGACAGTAGAAATTCTTGTTGTTGAAGATAGTCGCACACAAGCAGAACAACTTAGATATATATTAGAAAGTTATAATTATAGGGTAAGAGTTGCTTATAATGGGCAATTAGCAATTGATGAAATGATGAAACATTGTCCAACGCTAGTTATTAGCGATATTGTTATGCCAGTGATGGATGGTTATAAGATGTGTCGTTATATTAAATCTAATGAATCATTAAAGCATGTTCCTATTATTTTAGTGACAAGCCTCTCTAGCATTGAGGATGTGATAAAAAGTTTAGAATCTGAGGCAAATCATTTTATTAGAAAACCTTATGAAGAAAGTTACTTACTTGCTCGAATTAGAGATATTCTTACAACTCAAAAATTACGTAGAGATGATGTTGTAAATGAAGGAATTAAGCTACATTTTTCTGGTCAGACATATATGTTTAAGTCTGATCAACAACAAATGTTAGATTTATTAATTTCAGCTTTTGAGAATGCTGTTTATCAAACACAGCAATTAACAGAAAAACAAATAGAATTAACAGAACTAAACCAGCAATTAGAAGAGAAGACCAAAGAATTAGAAAAGGCTAAACAATTGGCTGAAAGTGCTACTCAAGCAAAATCAGAATTTTTAGCAAATATGAGTCATGAAATTCGCACTCCAATGAATGCAATTATTGGATTTACAGGACTACTTTTAGATACAAGTCTAGATAGTGAGCAACTAGACTATGTGAAAACACTTCGCACTAGTGGGGATTCGCTGCTTTCAATTATCAATGATATTTTAGATTTTTCTAAAATTGAGTCTGGCAAACTTGAATTAGAACATGCCACGTTTGATTTAAGAGGTTGTGTTGAAAGTGCATTAGAATTATTGGCCTCTAAAGCAAATGAAAAGGCATTAGAATTAGTCTATTTTATAGATCCATTTGTACCAAATAATTTAATAGGAGATGTTACTAGGCTTCGTCAAATTTTGGTTAATTTGCTAAGCAATGCAATAAAATTTACTAGCCAGGGGGAAGTAGCCTTATTTGTTAAAGTGTTAGAACAACGCAAAATAGGGGAAAAACTTTCTTACAAATTAGAATTTTCTGTTAAAGATAAAGGGATTGGAATTCCAAAAGATAGAATTAACCAATTATTTAAGTCTTTTACTCAAGTAGATAGTTCTATTGCTCGTCATTATGGTGGTTCAGGCTTAGGACTAGCTATTAGTAAACAGTTATGTGAAATGATGGGGGGGGCAATTGGTGTAGAAAGTGAAATGGGCAAGGGTTCAACTTTTCGCTTTACTATTAGTGCTTTTAGCTCTGAAAGTCCTACTCCAGAGTATTTACAACCTAATTTAACTAAGTTTTTAGGTAAAAATTTATTATTAGCAACTAGTAATGCTACTAGACAGGAAATGATAGAAAAGCAATTAAAGTTTTGGGCAATAACCACTAAAACTACAAATAACTTGGCTCAAGCACTAGATTTTATTAAAGGATCAGAACTATTAGACTTATTTATTTTAGATACAAATTTAGTAGACATAGACAATAAAGAATTAATTGAAAGTATACAAAAAGTTGCCCTACGCTTACCTATCATATTATTGATCCCAGTAGGAGAAAGCAAGAAAGTAGCTTTATTTGATAAAGCAAAAGCTAAAACAGCTTTACATAAACCAATTAAAGTTGACCAACTTTTTGAAGCTCTTAATGATATGTTGCTTAACAAAACAACTACAACACCAATTATAAGTAGTACATTTGATAAAGCTTTAGGGCAAAAAACACCATTAAAAATACTGCTAGCAGAAGATAATTTAATAAATCAAAAAATGGCATTATTAATTTTAAGCAAAATGGGATATCGTGCAGATTTAGCAGCTAATGGTTTAGAAGTGATAGATGCGCTAATGCGGCAAAAATATGATGTAGTTTTAATGGATGTCCAAATGCCAGAAATGGACGGACTAGCAGCAACAAAATTTATCTTAAAACAATGGCCGCAAAGAATAGATAGACCTAGAATTATTGCTATGACTGCTAGTGCAAGACAAGAAGATAAAGATCTATGTTTAGCTGCTGGGATGGATGAGTATGTTAGTAAACCCATTGATATAAACGAGTTACAACAAGTTTTAGAAAAATGTCATAATAGCAAACCAGAAATAAAAATTTTAGATGAAAACTTGCCAGTACTTGACCTAAATATTTTAGAATCTTTGCAAATGCTTGCGGATGAAGACGATACTATTTTAGTTATAGAAGTAATAGACTCTTTTCTAAATCAAAGCTCACAGCAACTAATAATGCTAAAAAAAGCTATTTTGACTGCGGAGTTAAAAACAGTTGAAAGAATAGCTCATAGCTTAAAAGGTTCTTGCGGTTATATGGGAGCTAGCCGATTATTAAAGGCTTTTAGTAATTTAGAAAAACAAATATCTTCAAGTGAATTAACAAATAGTTCACAACTCTGTGAGCTATTAACCAAAGAGTTTGAGCTAGTTAAAGAGCAATTGATAATTTATAAATCTAAGTTTTTATAA
- a CDS encoding homoserine dehydrogenase — protein sequence MSREVINIGFLGFGTVGSGAVKILQEHNTEISKRLSPKLKIKTIASPNIANRDTRWVKDNVSFTTDVTQVINDPDIDIVVEVMGGREPANSYIRQAMAQGKSVVTANKLLLASDGPALAELAQSQKVSLAIEASVAGGIPILNAIREGIAAEKVVSICGILNGTTNFILTEMENSGALFSTTLAEAQKLGYAEADPTLDIEGLDARDKLAILTMLCFGRYVDVKKIPTQGITKLTPADFAYAAQSRCTIKLICSARLVNQELILSVAPTLVPRNSLLAKVNGSFNAIMLTGEAGGQTFYYGRGAGSGPTGVAIVSDIIRIAREIAVNSPGICPTFGYQNLVHQEEIAISSKALAYFLRFTVADKPGIIAKLATILSDNNISLDSIYQEKVYKQRDYLSFITMLEPTTQQQLAKALETIQTLDFLIEPPLVLPIDDSL from the coding sequence ATGTCTAGAGAAGTCATCAATATTGGTTTTTTAGGATTTGGTACGGTTGGATCAGGAGCAGTTAAAATTTTGCAAGAACATAACACAGAAATTTCTAAACGTCTTAGCCCAAAACTAAAAATTAAAACTATAGCTAGTCCTAATATTGCAAACCGTGACACTAGATGGGTAAAGGATAATGTAAGTTTTACAACAGATGTGACTCAAGTAATAAATGACCCAGATATTGATATTGTTGTAGAAGTAATGGGAGGGCGCGAGCCTGCTAATAGCTATATTCGTCAAGCAATGGCTCAAGGTAAATCCGTAGTAACAGCTAATAAGCTTTTGCTTGCTAGCGATGGCCCAGCACTTGCAGAACTAGCTCAAAGTCAAAAAGTATCTTTAGCCATAGAAGCTTCTGTAGCTGGTGGAATCCCAATTCTAAACGCAATTAGAGAAGGTATAGCAGCAGAAAAAGTAGTTTCTATTTGTGGCATCTTAAATGGAACAACTAATTTTATTTTGACAGAAATGGAAAATTCTGGAGCTTTGTTTTCCACTACACTTGCAGAAGCACAAAAACTAGGTTATGCCGAAGCTGACCCTACTTTAGATATTGAAGGCTTAGATGCTCGTGACAAACTAGCAATTTTGACAATGCTTTGTTTTGGACGTTATGTAGATGTTAAAAAAATCCCTACACAAGGAATTACTAAACTTACTCCAGCAGATTTTGCTTATGCTGCACAATCGCGCTGTACAATTAAATTAATTTGTAGTGCTAGACTTGTAAATCAAGAATTAATACTTTCTGTTGCTCCTACATTAGTACCTAGAAATAGTCTGCTAGCCAAAGTAAATGGTAGCTTTAACGCCATAATGTTAACAGGTGAAGCAGGGGGACAAACTTTTTATTATGGTCGTGGTGCTGGTAGCGGCCCAACTGGTGTAGCCATTGTTTCCGACATTATCCGCATTGCTAGAGAAATAGCTGTTAATAGCCCTGGCATTTGCCCAACTTTTGGCTATCAAAACCTTGTACATCAAGAAGAGATAGCCATTTCTTCCAAAGCTTTAGCATATTTTTTAAGATTTACTGTTGCCGATAAGCCAGGGATTATTGCTAAATTAGCCACAATCCTTTCAGATAATAATATTAGCCTAGATTCAATTTATCAGGAAAAAGTATATAAACAGCGAGATTATTTATCTTTTATTACAATGCTTGAACCTACAACACAACAACAGCTAGCCAAAGCTTTAGAAACTATTCAAACTCTTGACTTTTTAATTGAGCCACCTCTTGTTTTACCCATTGATGATAGCTTATAA
- a CDS encoding response regulator, with amino-acid sequence MDIEKILLQIFPKSINTSINIANNLFNIFADATQIHQLLMNLAINARDAMTEGGNLEIKAENVVIDSAFAVTTEIPPGQYVLISVKDTGIGIAPEHISQIYDPFFTTKEPGKGTGLGLSTVSLIISHHKGFIKVSSELKKGTIFKLYLPASNSPSLQPSPQQSVDAKNFYGQGKLVLIVDDELSIQQITQASLESFGYKTLVASDGVEAVATYAENKDSIELVITDMVMPIMEGAVMLRIMEKLNPNIKAIISSGVIYSKSTTSINNCIKAFLPKPYTAEELLKTVSNVLSE; translated from the coding sequence TTGGATATAGAAAAAATACTTTTACAAATTTTTCCAAAATCAATAAATACTTCTATAAATATTGCAAATAATTTATTTAATATTTTTGCAGATGCAACACAGATTCATCAACTTTTGATGAATTTAGCAATAAACGCAAGAGATGCAATGACTGAAGGAGGAAACCTAGAAATTAAAGCAGAAAACGTTGTTATAGATTCTGCTTTTGCTGTAACAACAGAAATACCGCCAGGACAATATGTACTTATTTCTGTTAAAGATACAGGTATTGGAATTGCACCTGAGCATATTAGCCAAATTTATGATCCTTTTTTTACTACTAAAGAACCTGGCAAAGGTACTGGTTTAGGTTTATCTACGGTCAGCCTTATTATCAGCCATCATAAAGGATTTATTAAAGTTTCTAGTGAGCTAAAAAAAGGCACTATATTTAAGCTTTATTTACCTGCAAGCAATTCACCAAGTCTTCAACCGTCACCACAACAAAGCGTAGATGCAAAAAACTTCTATGGTCAAGGTAAATTAGTATTAATTGTGGATGATGAATTATCTATTCAACAAATAACACAGGCATCTTTGGAAAGCTTTGGATATAAAACACTTGTAGCAAGTGATGGAGTAGAAGCAGTTGCAACTTATGCAGAAAATAAAGACTCTATTGAGCTAGTAATTACAGATATGGTAATGCCTATAATGGAAGGTGCTGTAATGTTACGAATAATGGAAAAACTTAATCCAAATATCAAAGCTATTATTTCTAGTGGCGTTATTTACAGTAAATCAACTACATCAATAAATAATTGTATTAAAGCATTTTTACCAAAACCATACACGGCTGAGGAGTTGTTAAAAACTGTTTCTAATGTTTTATCAGAATAA
- a CDS encoding PAS domain S-box protein, translating to MKSKELKAIEVVQERFKNLIDSNIIGVAFGDIHGNIKDANESFLSLIGYTKEDLLSNSLNIRKITPEKYQDLFKQTAKQLSTGKSFATFEKEYIHKEGRLVPVLVSVATLDENHQETVAFILDLTKCKEAEEKIKQQAALLDITKDAIIVYDFENTILFWNKAAEKIYGWPSQEIVEKADYSELFKSDQVNYNDLLEILLTDGYWEKELELQTKDNKIIIECRLTLMYDSKNVPISILAVHTDITKKKKLETQFLQAQRLESLGKLASGIAHDLNNILAPILMSTDLLKKTNFSRKKCLYH from the coding sequence ATGAAATCAAAAGAACTTAAAGCAATAGAAGTTGTTCAAGAGCGTTTTAAAAACCTAATTGACTCCAACATCATTGGAGTAGCTTTTGGTGATATTCATGGCAATATCAAAGATGCTAATGAGTCTTTCTTAAGTTTAATTGGATACACAAAAGAAGATCTACTATCAAATAGCCTAAATATTAGAAAAATTACGCCTGAAAAATATCAAGACCTTTTTAAGCAAACAGCTAAACAGTTATCAACAGGAAAAAGTTTTGCTACATTTGAAAAGGAATATATTCACAAAGAGGGTAGACTTGTTCCTGTATTAGTTAGTGTCGCCACTTTAGACGAAAACCATCAAGAAACCGTGGCATTTATTCTTGATTTAACCAAGTGTAAAGAAGCAGAAGAAAAAATAAAACAACAAGCAGCACTTTTAGATATAACTAAAGATGCAATTATTGTTTATGACTTTGAAAATACTATTTTATTTTGGAACAAAGCAGCAGAAAAAATTTATGGTTGGCCCTCTCAAGAAATCGTAGAAAAGGCAGATTATAGCGAGTTATTTAAGTCTGATCAGGTTAATTATAATGATTTATTAGAAATTCTCCTGACGGATGGTTACTGGGAAAAAGAGCTAGAACTACAAACTAAAGATAATAAAATTATTATTGAGTGTCGTTTAACGCTAATGTATGACAGTAAAAATGTGCCTATATCCATTTTGGCAGTACATACAGATATTACAAAAAAGAAAAAATTAGAGACTCAATTCCTACAAGCGCAGCGTTTAGAAAGTTTAGGAAAGTTAGCAAGTGGAATAGCACATGATTTAAATAATATTCTTGCTCCAATTTTAATGTCTACAGATTTACTAAAAAAAACAAATTTCTCCAGAAAAAAGTGCCTCTATCATTAA
- a CDS encoding citrate synthase, which produces MSKETLTITDNRTGKTYEIAIKDGTIKAMDLRQITVDDDDFGLMSYDPAFTNTASCKSKITFIDGDKGILRYRGYPIEQLAEKSTYLETAYLILNGELPTEQQLVDWTHKITNHTMIHENIKKFIDGFRYDAHPMGMLLSVVGALSTFYPAAKNISDAKVRRQETERLIAKMPTIAAFCYRHIMGFPFAYPDNDLSYSGNFLNMLFKMTEIKYKPNPVLERALDVLFILHADHEQNCSTNAMRSVASSEVDPYAAMAGAIAALYGPLHGGANEAVLRMLTEIGSKNNIPDFIKRVKGGEGRLMGFGHRVYKNYDPRAKIIKETADQVFEVTGRNPLLDIALELEKIALEDEYFIKRKLYPNVDFYSGLIYQAMGFPVDMFPVLFAIPRTVGWLSQWEEMMEDKEQKIARPRQIYLGYDSRDYIPMGERS; this is translated from the coding sequence ATGAGCAAAGAGACCTTGACCATTACGGATAATCGTACTGGTAAAACTTATGAAATCGCTATTAAAGATGGCACTATTAAGGCAATGGATTTACGCCAAATTACAGTAGATGACGATGATTTTGGATTAATGAGTTATGATCCAGCTTTTACTAATACTGCTTCTTGTAAGAGCAAAATAACTTTTATTGATGGAGATAAAGGAATTTTGCGCTACCGAGGTTATCCAATCGAACAATTAGCAGAAAAAAGTACTTATTTAGAAACCGCTTATTTGATACTTAATGGCGAACTGCCCACCGAGCAGCAACTTGTTGATTGGACACATAAAATAACCAATCACACAATGATTCATGAAAATATTAAAAAATTTATAGATGGTTTCCGTTATGATGCTCACCCTATGGGAATGCTACTTAGTGTTGTAGGGGCATTATCAACTTTTTATCCAGCAGCAAAAAACATTTCTGATGCTAAAGTACGTCGCCAAGAAACTGAGCGTTTAATTGCTAAAATGCCAACCATTGCAGCATTTTGCTATCGTCATATTATGGGTTTTCCTTTTGCTTACCCAGATAATGACTTAAGTTATTCAGGTAATTTTCTTAATATGCTCTTTAAGATGACAGAGATTAAATATAAACCAAATCCTGTCTTAGAACGTGCTTTAGATGTTTTATTTATCCTACACGCCGATCATGAACAAAACTGTTCTACTAATGCAATGCGTAGTGTTGCTAGTTCTGAAGTAGATCCTTATGCTGCAATGGCTGGGGCTATTGCAGCACTTTATGGGCCTCTTCATGGTGGAGCTAATGAAGCTGTATTAAGAATGTTGACTGAAATTGGTAGTAAAAACAATATTCCTGACTTTATTAAACGTGTAAAAGGTGGAGAAGGCCGCTTAATGGGCTTTGGTCATCGTGTTTATAAAAATTATGACCCACGTGCCAAAATAATTAAAGAAACTGCTGACCAAGTCTTTGAAGTAACAGGACGTAACCCACTACTAGACATAGCTTTAGAACTAGAAAAAATCGCTTTAGAAGATGAATACTTTATTAAACGTAAGCTTTATCCTAATGTTGATTTCTATTCAGGTCTAATTTATCAAGCAATGGGTTTCCCTGTAGATATGTTCCCAGTCCTTTTTGCTATTCCACGTACAGTTGGCTGGCTATCCCAATGGGAAGAAATGATGGAAGACAAAGAGCAAAAGATTGCACGTCCTAGACAAATTTACTTAGGCTATGATAGCCGTGATTATATACCTATGGGCGAACGTTCTTAA
- a CDS encoding ABC transporter permease translates to MEKLWQDLRYGFRMLRKSPMFTIVALLSLAIGIGSNTTIFTLVHTVLLRPIPMISEPENLVAIYTTDTKNNMDYMPTAYLNYLDFKQNNNTLTDILGATFLRVSFDKNIEVEQINGLIVTGNYFDVLAVKPALGRFFLPVEDQNFGLYPVVVISYEFWQKQFGGDSSILGKEIILNRESFTVIGVAPQGFQGATVLGTVDCWLPLMMH, encoded by the coding sequence ATGGAAAAGCTTTGGCAAGATCTCCGATATGGTTTTCGTATGCTAAGAAAAAGCCCAATGTTTACCATTGTTGCACTTCTTTCTTTAGCTATTGGAATTGGTAGTAACACTACAATTTTTACTTTAGTACATACGGTTTTACTAAGACCTATTCCAATGATAAGCGAGCCAGAAAATCTAGTAGCAATCTACACTACAGATACAAAAAACAATATGGATTATATGCCAACTGCTTATCTTAATTACTTGGATTTTAAGCAAAATAACAACACATTAACTGATATACTGGGAGCTACTTTTCTTAGAGTTTCTTTTGATAAAAATATAGAAGTAGAACAAATTAATGGGCTTATTGTTACTGGAAATTATTTTGATGTTTTAGCTGTAAAACCTGCTTTAGGACGCTTTTTTCTCCCTGTTGAAGATCAAAATTTTGGACTATATCCAGTAGTAGTAATTAGTTATGAATTTTGGCAAAAACAATTTGGTGGTGATAGCAGCATACTTGGTAAAGAAATTATCTTAAATCGAGAAAGCTTTACTGTGATTGGAGTTGCTCCCCAAGGTTTTCAAGGTGCAACAGTGCTTGGAACTGTAGATTGTTGGCTACCTTTAATGATGCACTAA
- a CDS encoding FtsX-like permease family protein gives MTHGISQEWFTDRRALQFFLVGRLKSGVSLSEAEISLKTIAKRLEVEFPKTNEYRSVKVIPFSESTIAPQLRGNVVLASYLLMGAVGVVLLIACANVANLLLVRANGRKTEIAVRLCLGASRGRLFQQLIIESLLISLMGGLLGLILAGWNKDLILAISPPGLAQLDLSLNKTVLIFTFLVSLLTGLIFGLVPALQMSNPNLMTELKSRIGFSNNNRGFFQIRNALVIVQIALSVTALIIAGLFLRSLYNAQQINLGIETNQLITIAFDLDYQNYNRQKGLQFIKEVEEQIEALPGVEQAVFAANWPLALRNRFNTRNVSVVGEEIRAENQRLLIMSDRVGVGYFATMGISLVQGRDFSSIDKEDSPHVAIINEAMADKLWPGQNPIGRKISVYAEKNIKEIVGVVKNTKYYFTVGQDIQPIIYFPLEQTYAGDIALYIRTKADPEALNKSIKGVIQKIDPKLPLENFQLVSSSIRQSLWAPRTSAILLLVFAAVALLLAMMGLYGVIAYWVSQRTHEIGVRMALGAKHQDLIAMILKQAGALILTGLTIGVGAGIILAKVFSSLLYDIEVFDPIAFIVAPAILTLVAFLASYIPARRVSKVDPIIALRCE, from the coding sequence ATTACTCATGGAATTTCTCAAGAATGGTTTACGGATAGACGCGCATTACAATTTTTTCTTGTTGGCCGCTTAAAATCAGGTGTTAGCCTATCAGAAGCAGAAATTTCACTAAAAACTATTGCTAAACGTTTGGAAGTAGAATTTCCTAAGACAAATGAATATCGTAGTGTTAAAGTCATACCTTTTTCAGAGTCAACTATAGCCCCACAACTGCGGGGCAATGTTGTTTTAGCTAGTTATTTATTGATGGGAGCAGTAGGGGTAGTTTTACTAATTGCTTGTGCTAATGTTGCTAACCTGCTTTTAGTTCGTGCTAACGGTCGAAAAACTGAAATTGCTGTTCGCCTTTGTCTTGGTGCTAGTCGAGGCCGTTTATTCCAGCAATTAATTATAGAAAGTTTACTAATATCTTTAATGGGTGGACTTCTAGGACTAATACTAGCAGGTTGGAACAAAGATTTAATTTTAGCTATTAGTCCGCCGGGCCTTGCTCAGCTAGACTTAAGCTTAAATAAAACTGTACTAATTTTTACTTTTCTGGTCTCTCTTTTAACAGGTCTAATTTTTGGCTTAGTTCCTGCTCTTCAAATGTCTAACCCTAATCTAATGACAGAGTTAAAAAGTAGAATTGGCTTTAGCAATAACAACCGGGGGTTTTTCCAAATACGTAATGCTTTGGTGATTGTACAGATTGCTTTATCAGTAACAGCTTTAATTATTGCTGGTCTTTTCCTTCGTAGTTTATATAATGCCCAACAAATAAACTTAGGTATAGAGACTAATCAACTAATAACAATAGCTTTTGACTTAGATTACCAAAATTATAATAGACAAAAAGGTTTACAATTTATTAAAGAAGTAGAAGAACAAATAGAAGCATTGCCAGGAGTTGAACAAGCTGTTTTTGCTGCTAATTGGCCGCTTGCACTACGTAATCGTTTTAATACTCGTAATGTTTCTGTAGTTGGTGAAGAAATCCGAGCAGAAAACCAAAGGCTTTTAATTATGTCTGACCGTGTTGGTGTAGGCTATTTTGCTACTATGGGGATTTCTTTAGTACAAGGAAGGGACTTTTCTTCTATAGATAAAGAGGATTCCCCACATGTTGCAATAATTAATGAAGCTATGGCAGACAAACTTTGGCCCGGTCAAAATCCTATTGGTAGAAAAATCAGCGTTTACGCTGAAAAAAATATTAAAGAAATAGTAGGAGTTGTTAAAAATACTAAATATTACTTTACAGTTGGTCAAGATATACAACCAATTATTTATTTTCCACTTGAGCAAACTTATGCTGGGGATATAGCTTTATATATTCGTACTAAGGCAGATCCTGAAGCTTTAAACAAGAGTATTAAAGGAGTAATCCAAAAAATTGATCCAAAATTACCACTAGAAAACTTTCAATTAGTTTCCTCTAGCATAAGGCAATCTTTATGGGCACCTAGAACTAGTGCGATACTTTTATTAGTATTTGCTGCTGTGGCATTACTACTTGCTATGATGGGACTTTATGGAGTAATTGCTTATTGGGTTAGCCAAAGAACCCATGAAATAGGTGTTAGAATGGCTTTAGGTGCTAAACACCAGGATTTAATAGCCATGATCTTAAAACAAGCAGGAGCATTAATTTTAACAGGCTTAACTATTGGAGTTGGGGCCGGTATAATTTTGGCAAAAGTGTTTTCAAGCCTTCTTTATGATATAGAAGTTTTTGATCCTATAGCATTTATTGTTGCACCAGCGATTTTAACTTTGGTTGCTTTCCTTGCTAGCTATATACCTGCTCGCCGAGTAAGCAAAGTTGATCCAATTATTGCCCTAAGATGTGAATAA
- a CDS encoding HAMP domain-containing histidine kinase: MIENNNEIKALGIIEVGKEVNRVNIANKVIETDKKTSVVSENELIKQLERKNLLLLQQTVKSIAKYSDYQEIIGVLFSEKNNLIASNSRVTSKSKNLLSNFTLSYQAFKKLCQSHKIFKIDPFGSCYYLTEANQNLLGQVCQLFSVTSSQPDKWQKGNGIVVPLLGKNQKLLGLIFVGSPENNQLPTNKNILPILSFASEFLKNYLYPIQKTDVSQNNNLEKTQFANTGKTLDRTRQQFVAMLVHDIRSPMTTVLGTLDLFLIKSRQKAEIKLTPNMISLISAAHDSCGQVIHLVTELLDLFRMEQLPLQLNKTAIIPQELMSKVVEECYNSALEKQIRLNFGCQADLKPIIVDVHYLQRALINLLNNAIKYTPENGNIWFEARLLDSDNNLTFTVIDSGSGISEEEQSYIFDPYYQASNRSGQLGIGLGLAIVKNIALAHKGNVSVKSQVGVGSAFSLSIPIS; encoded by the coding sequence ATGATAGAAAATAATAATGAAATTAAAGCTCTTGGAATAATAGAAGTTGGTAAAGAAGTAAATAGAGTAAATATAGCTAATAAAGTTATAGAAACAGATAAGAAAACATCTGTTGTTTCTGAAAATGAATTAATTAAGCAATTAGAAAGAAAAAATTTACTTTTGCTTCAACAAACTGTTAAATCTATTGCTAAATATAGTGATTATCAAGAAATTATTGGAGTTTTATTTTCCGAAAAAAATAACTTAATAGCTAGTAACTCTAGAGTTACTAGTAAAAGTAAAAATCTATTAAGCAATTTTACACTATCTTATCAAGCATTTAAGAAATTATGCCAATCTCATAAAATATTTAAGATAGATCCTTTTGGTAGTTGCTACTATTTAACAGAAGCTAATCAAAACTTACTTGGGCAAGTATGTCAGCTTTTTTCTGTAACTAGTTCTCAGCCTGACAAATGGCAAAAAGGTAATGGAATAGTTGTTCCATTACTTGGAAAAAATCAAAAGCTACTTGGGCTGATATTTGTTGGTAGTCCAGAAAATAACCAACTTCCTACTAATAAAAATATTTTACCAATTTTAAGTTTTGCCAGTGAATTTCTTAAGAATTATTTATATCCAATTCAAAAGACAGACGTTAGCCAAAATAACAATTTAGAAAAAACACAATTTGCAAATACTGGTAAAACCTTAGACCGAACCCGCCAACAATTTGTTGCTATGTTAGTGCATGACATTCGCTCGCCTATGACTACAGTTTTAGGGACTTTAGATCTTTTTCTAATAAAATCTCGACAAAAAGCAGAAATCAAACTAACCCCAAATATGATTTCTTTGATTTCAGCAGCACATGATAGTTGTGGTCAAGTTATTCATTTAGTCACTGAGTTGTTAGATTTATTTAGAATGGAGCAATTACCCTTACAGCTAAATAAGACAGCAATTATTCCTCAAGAATTAATGTCTAAAGTTGTAGAAGAATGTTATAACTCAGCACTTGAAAAGCAAATTAGACTTAATTTTGGCTGTCAAGCAGATCTAAAACCTATAATAGTTGATGTACATTATTTGCAACGTGCATTAATTAACTTACTTAATAATGCTATAAAATACACTCCTGAAAATGGAAATATTTGGTTTGAGGCTCGTTTGTTAGACTCAGACAATAATTTAACTTTTACTGTAATTGATTCTGGCTCAGGTATTTCTGAAGAAGAACAATCCTATATTTTTGACCCTTATTATCAGGCTTCAAACCGTAGCGGCCAATTAGGGATTGGTTTAGGTTTAGCTATAGTAAAAAATATTGCATTAGCTCATAAAGGTAATGTTTCTGTAAAAAGTCAAGTTGGTGTAGGGTCAGCATTCTCTTTATCTATTCCTATTAGCTAA